The proteins below are encoded in one region of Phaseolus vulgaris cultivar G19833 chromosome 1, P. vulgaris v2.0, whole genome shotgun sequence:
- the LOC137814314 gene encoding protein NRT1/ PTR FAMILY 5.2-like, which translates to MMAMEEEKGFASSGREDDYTKDGTVDLKGKPVLRSNTGRWRACSFIVGYEMIERMAYYGIASNLVLYLTEKLHEGTVKSSKSVTNWTGAVWIMPAAGAYIADAYLGRYWTFLIASAIYLLGMCLLTLAVSVPGLRPPACASGVADQDCPQASSLQVGIFFFALYIIAAGTGGTKPNISTMGADQFDEFEPKERSQKLSFYNWWVFNILIGTISAQTLLVYIQDRVGFELGYGIPTIGLAFSILMFLLGTPLYRHRLPSGSPLTRMAQVLVSAVRKWKVHVPDDLNELHELSMEEYYASKGRTRIYHSSSLRFLDKAAVKTGETSPWMLCTVTQIEETKQMMKMVPILITTCIPSTIIAQTTTLFIRQGTTLDRGMGPHFKIPPACLIAFVNIFMLISVVIYDRLFVPAIRHYTKNPRGISLLQRLGIGLVLHVIIMLTACFVERKRLSVARENNLLGQLDKIPLTIFILLPQFALTGIADTFVDVAKLEFFYDQAPETMKSLGTSYFTTTLSIGNFLNSFLLSTVADLTHRHGHKSWILDNLNASRLDYYYAFLALLSVINFFCFVAVAKLYVYNGDETQISMDLDMNPNTRITPSTTQPDN; encoded by the exons gaagaaaaagggtttGCAAGTAGTGGAAGAGAGGATGACTACACCAAAGATGGCACAGTGGACCTCAAAGGTAAACCAGTTTTAAGATCAAATACTGGAAGATGGAGAGCTTGTTCCTTCATTGTAG GGTATGAAATGATTGAAagaatggcatactatgggatAGCATCAAATCTAGTGTTGTATCTAACAGAGAAGCTCCATGAGGGCACTGTCAAATCTTCAAAGAGTGTTACCAATTGGACTGGTGCAGTCTGGATCATGCCAGCTGCCGGAGCTTATATTGCCGATGCCTATCTTGGTCGCTATTGGACCTTTCTTATAGCATCAGCCATTTACCTTTtg GGAATGTGTTTGTTGACTCTAGCAGTGTCAGTACCAGGATTGAGACCACCAGCATGTGCTTCAGGCGTTGCAGACCAAGATTGCCCACAAGCATCGTCATTGCAAGTGGGAATTTTCTTCTTTGCCTTGTACATCATTGCAGCAGGCACAGGGGGGACCAAGCCCAACATTTCTACAATGGGAGCAGACCAATTTGACGAGTTTGAACCCAAAGAGAGGTCCCAAAAGCTTTCCTTCTACAATTGGTGGGTGTTCAATATTCTAATTGGAACCATTTCCGCCCAAACTCTCTTGGTTTACATACAAGACAGAGTTGGTTTTGAACTTGGTTATGGGATCCCAACCATTGGCCTAGCCTtttcaatattgatgtttctgCTAGGAACTCCTCTTTATAGGCATAGATTACCCTCAGGGAGCCCTTTAACCAGGATGGCCCAGGTACTTGTGTCTGCAGTGAGGAAGTGGAAGGTACATGTCCCAGATGATTTGAATGAGCTACATGAGCTCAGCATGGAAGAGTATTATGCAAGTAAAGGGAGAACAAGAATTTATCACAGTTCTTCATTAAG ATTCCTGGACAAAGCTGCAGTGAAGACAGGCGAAACATCACCATGGATGCTTTGTACTGTGACTCAAATTGAGGAAACCAAGCAAATGATGAAAATGGTTCCTATTTTGATTACTACATGCATTCCAAGCACCATAATAGCTCAAACCACCACACTCTTCATCAGACAAGGCACCACACTGGACAGGGGAATGGGACCCCATTTTAAAATTCCTCCAGCATGTCTCATAGCTTTTGTAAACATCTTCATGCTGATAAGCGTTGTGATCTATGACCGCCTTTTCGTTCCTGCAATCCGGCACTACACCAAGAACCCCAGAGGGATTTCCCTTCTGCAGAGACTTGGAATTGGCCTTGTGCTACATGTTATCATAATGCTCACTGCATGCTTTGTTGAGAGGAAGAGACTGAGTGTGgcaagagaaaacaaccttttAGGCCAGCTTGATAAAATTCCTCTAACCATTTTCATCCTCCTCCCTCAGTTTGCTTTGACAGGAATTGCTGATACCTTTGTTGATGTTGCTAAGTTGGAGTTCTTCTATGATCAAGCACCAGAAACCATGAAAAGTTTGGGAACGTCATATTTCACAACCACCTTGAGCATTGGAAATTTTCTTAATAGTTTTCTACTTTCAACTGTTGCTGATCTCACCCACAGACATGGTCACAAGAGTTGGATTTTGGATAATCTAAATGCCTCCCGTTTAGATTATTATTATGCATTCTTGGCCCTGCTAAGCGTAATCAACTTCTTTTGCTTTGTGGCTGTTGCCAAATTGTACGTCTATAATGGTGATGAAACACAAATCAGCATGGACTTGGATATGAACCCTAATACTAGAATAACCCCAAGTACCACACAACCAGATAACTGA
- the LOC137814313 gene encoding protein NRT1/ PTR FAMILY 5.2-like codes for MAMIEEKGPAKGNEDYTQDGTVDLKGRPVLRTETGKWKACSFIVGYEVFERMAFYGIQSNLVIYLTRNLHEGTVKSSNDVSNWVGSVWMMPLAGAYIADAFLGRYRTFVIASCIYILGMCLLTLAVSVPALKPPRCDEGKNCPQASSLQYGFFLMALYIIAIGTGGTKPNISTMGADQFDEFEPKERTHKLSFFNWWFFSIFFGTLFANTFLVYIQERVGWSIGYGLPTLGLAVSVLVFLVGTPFYRHKLPSGSPITRMLQVYVAAVRKWKLRVPDDPKELHELSIEEYASSGRNRIDSSSSFSFLDKASIKNGQTSLWMLCTVTQVEETKQMTKLIPVLLTTIIPSTLIVQASTLFVKQGTTLDRRMGPNFHIPPACLNAFVTIAMLITVVLYDRVFVPAIRHYTKNPRGITMLQRLGIGLVIHVTIMVIACFVERKRLKVARENHLLLEQDTIPLTIFILLPQYALGGVADNFVEVAKMELFYDQAPDGMKSLATSYFTTTLGIGSFLSSFLLSTIAHITKRNGHGGWILNNLNISRLDYYYAFMAVLSFLNLLCFLVVAKFFVYNADVTQTKSGLEMNPASSQPQNNTEINQSTPPTDG; via the exons ATGGCAATGATAGAAGAGAAAGGCCCTGCAAAAGGGAATGAAGATTACACTCAAGATGGCACAGTGGACCTAAAGGGTAGACCCGTTTTGAGAACAGAGACGGGAAAATGGAAAGCTTGTTCCTTCATAGTTG ggTATGAAGTGTTTGAGAGGATGGCTTTCTATGGGATACAATCAAACCTAGTCATATATCTTACAAGGAACCTCCATGAGGGCACTGTCAAATCTTCCAACGACGTTAGCAACTGGGTTGGTTCGGTGTGGATGATGCCATTGGCAGGAGCTTACATAGCCGATGCTTTTCTTGGCAGATATAGAACCTTTGTAATTGCTTCATGCATTTATATTTTG GGAATGTGTCTGTTGACACTAGCAGTTTCTGTACCAGCACTGAAGCCACCACGATGTGATGAAGGCAAGAATTGCCCACAGGCATCGTCATTGCAATATGGTTTCTTCTTAATGGCCCTTTATATCATTGCAATAGGCACAGGAGGGACGAAGCCTAACATTTCGACCATGGGAGCAGACCAATTTGATGAGTTCGAACCCAAAGAAAGAACCCATAAACTCTCCTTCTTCAATTGGTGGTTTTTTAGTATTTTCTTTGGTACCCTTTTCGCCAACACTTTCTTGGTTTACATACAAGAGCGTGTGGGTTGGAGCATTGGATATGGCCTTCCCACCCTTGGCCTTGCTGTTTCAGTATTGGTGTTTCTGGTAGGAACTCCATTTTATAGGCACAAACTGCCATCAGGTAGCCCAATAACAAGGATGCTTCAGGTCTATGTTGCTGCTGTGAGGAAGTGGAAGCTACGTGTTCCAGACGATCCAAAGGAGCTACATGAGCTCAGCATTGAAGAGTATGCAagtagtggcagaaacagaatTGATTCGAGCTCTTCATTCAG TTTTCTTGACAAAGCCTCTATAAAGAATGGTCAAACATCATTATGGATGCTTTGTACTGTGACACAAGTAGAGGAAACCAAGCAAATGACAAAACTGATTCCTGTGTTGCTTACAACGATTATCCCAAGCACCTTGATAGTTCAAGCGAGCACACTCTTTGTCAAACAAGGCACCACTCTAGACAGGAGAATGGGACCCAATTTTCATATTCCCCCGGCATGCCTCAATGCATTTGTAACTATCGCCATGCTCATAACGGTTGTTCTCTATGACCGTGTTTTTGTTCCTGCGATTCGCCACTACACAAAAAACCCAAGAGGGATCACAATGCTGCAGAGACTTGGCATTGGACTTGTCATACATGTCACCATAATGGTCATTGCATgctttgttgaaagaaagagaCTTAAGGTGGCAAGAGAAAACCACCTCTTGCTCGAGCAAGATACAATTCCTCTCACAATTTTCATTCTCCTCCCTCAGTATGCTTTGGGAGGGGTTGCTGATAACTTCGTGGAAGTAGCCAAGATGGAGTTATTCTATGATCAAGCACCAGATGGCATGAAAAGTCTAGCAACATCATATTTCACAACCACCTTGGGTATTGGAAGCTTTCTCAGCAGTTTTCTTCTCTCAACTATTGCTCACATCACCAAGAGAAATGGCCACGGGGGTTGGATTTTGAACAATCTAAACATCTCCCGTTTAGATTATTATTATGCATTCATGGCCGTATTGAGCTTCCTCAACTTGCTCTGCTTTTTGGTTGTTGCCAAGTTCTTTGTCTATAATGCTGATGTAACACAAACCAAATCGGGCTTGGAGATGAACCCTGCATCCTCACAGCCACAGAACAATACTGAAATAAACCAAAGCACCCCGCCAACAGATGGCTGA